Proteins encoded within one genomic window of Setaria italica strain Yugu1 chromosome IV, Setaria_italica_v2.0, whole genome shotgun sequence:
- the LOC101771087 gene encoding putative GDP-L-fucose synthase 2, with translation MPSHGTPPHATANDGTASFLADKSAKVFLAGHRGMLGSAVHRRLTALGFTDIVGRTRAELDLTCEAAVRKFFDAERPRYVILAAGKVGGLHASAAAPVDFMTENLRITTNVLTAARLCGTVRKLLFLATSAVYAVDAPQPIPESALLAGPPAPGNEWYAIPKIVGIKMCQAYRAELGMDAIVAAPNNLYGPREPFPPENSHVIPALIRRFHHAKAAGAAEVVVWGSGLQLREFTHAHDAADAVVLLMDRYSGAEHVNVGSGREVTVRELAEMVREVVGYEGRVVWDTSRPDGVMRRLLDSSKMRAMGWEPKVELKDGLKKLYEGYLRDCATNLKE, from the exons ATGCCTTCCCACGGGACTCCGCCACATGCTACTGCCAACGATGGCACGGCGTCTTTCCTCGCCGACAAGTCGGCTAAGGTCTTCCTCGCCGGCCACAGAGGCATGCTGGGCTCCGCCGTGCACCGCCGCCTCACCGCGCTGGGCTTCACCGACATCGTCGGCCGCACCCGCGCCGAGCTGGACCTCACCTGCGAGGCCGCGGTGCGCAAGTTCTTCGACGCCGAGCGGCCCCGCTACGTGATCCTCGCCGCGGGCAAGGTGGGCGGCCTCCACGCTAGCGCCGCCGCACCGGTGGACTTCATGACCGAGAACCTCCGCATCACCACCAACGtcctcaccgccgcccgcctctgCGGCACCGTCCGCAAGCTGCTCTTCCTCGCCACCTCCGCCGTCTACGCCGTCGACGCCCCCCAGCCCATCCCGGAGTCCGCGCTCCTCGCCGGCCCTCCGGCGCCGGGGAACGAGTG GTACGCGATCCCCAAGATCGTGGGCATCAAGATGTGCCAGGCGTACCGGGCGGAGCTCGGCATGGACGCCATCGTGGCGGCGCCCAACAACCTGTACGGGCCGCGGGAGCCGTTCCCGCCGGAGAACTCCCACGTCATCCCGGCGCTGATCCGCCGGTTCCACCAcgccaaggccgccggcgccgccgaggtcgtCGTCTGGGGCTCCGGCCTCCAGCTGCGCGAGTTCACGCACGCCCATGACGCCGCGGACGCCGTCGTGCTGCTCATGGACAGGTACTCCGGGGCCGAGCACGTCAACGTCGGGAGCGGCCGCGAGGTGACGGTGCGCGAGCTCGCGGAGATGGTGAGGGAGGTGGTCGGGTACGAGGGCCGGGTCGTCTGGGACACGAGCCGCCCCGACGGCGTGATGAGGCGGCTGCTGGATAGCTCCAAGATGAGGGCGATGGGGTGGGAGCCCAAGGTGGAGCTGAAGGATGGGCTGAAGAAGCTGTACGAGGGTTACCTGCGTGACTGCGCCACGAACTTGAAAGAATGA